One Myxococcota bacterium DNA segment encodes these proteins:
- the menC gene encoding o-succinylbenzoate synthase, with the protein MIQVAEFCLRPFTLPLRTPLATAHGTIRAREGWIVLLRDASGEVGYGEAAPLPGFGLESREEAEAALRAVGAELCKFGRRSLMTNLDHVDAMAKDRPCARGALDTALHDLASRLQGVPLSALLADRGRRRPRARVGVAALLSATGPSDLGEEAAAAVAAGFPALKLKVGLGNADLERVAAVRRVCPDAVELRLDANGAWEEADARERLAALAPYRPAWVEQPVADVEALARLRETSPVPLGADECLSNHASAGRIAERQAADVWVLKPAVLGGLRATQAMAELARASDALPVIGGFLDSAVGTWAAVSLAAALAKGPPSGLGPVLAADLGAPPRLETGHFHVPTERRAVHVHLAWAPDAPIEAIPCP; encoded by the coding sequence GTGATCCAGGTCGCCGAGTTCTGCCTGCGACCCTTCACGCTTCCGTTGCGCACTCCACTGGCGACGGCCCACGGCACGATCCGAGCGCGCGAGGGCTGGATCGTGCTGCTGCGCGACGCTTCGGGCGAAGTCGGCTACGGCGAGGCCGCGCCCCTGCCCGGGTTCGGCCTGGAATCCCGGGAGGAAGCCGAAGCCGCCCTGCGCGCGGTGGGTGCAGAACTCTGCAAATTCGGCCGCCGGTCGCTGATGACGAACCTCGACCACGTCGATGCGATGGCGAAGGATCGCCCCTGTGCCCGGGGCGCCCTGGATACGGCCTTGCACGACCTCGCGTCGCGTTTGCAGGGGGTTCCCCTGTCCGCGTTGCTCGCCGACCGAGGGCGCCGGCGTCCGCGGGCACGCGTCGGGGTCGCGGCCCTGTTGAGCGCGACCGGCCCCAGCGATCTCGGCGAGGAAGCCGCCGCCGCCGTGGCTGCGGGGTTCCCGGCGCTCAAGCTCAAGGTAGGACTCGGCAACGCCGACCTGGAGCGCGTCGCCGCCGTGCGGCGCGTCTGCCCTGACGCCGTCGAGCTCCGGCTGGACGCGAACGGGGCGTGGGAGGAGGCGGACGCACGCGAACGACTGGCGGCGCTGGCGCCGTACCGGCCGGCCTGGGTCGAACAGCCGGTCGCCGACGTCGAGGCGCTGGCGCGTTTGCGGGAGACCTCGCCGGTACCGCTCGGCGCAGATGAGTGTCTGAGCAACCACGCGAGCGCGGGACGCATCGCCGAGCGGCAGGCCGCCGATGTCTGGGTGCTCAAGCCGGCGGTGCTGGGGGGGCTGCGCGCGACCCAGGCGATGGCCGAGCTCGCACGCGCCTCCGATGCACTTCCGGTGATCGGAGGCTTCCTCGACTCCGCGGTCGGGACGTGGGCCGCCGTGTCGCTGGCCGCTGCGCTCGCAAAGGGACCGCCGTCCGGGTTGGGTCCGGTACTCGCCGCCGACCTCGGGGCGCCCCCGCGCCTCGAGACCGGACACTTCCACGTGCCGACCGAACGCCGAGCGGTGCATGTCCACCTCGCCTGGGCTCCCGACGCCCCGATCGAAGCCATCCCATGCCCGTGA
- the menH gene encoding 2-succinyl-6-hydroxy-2,4-cyclohexadiene-1-carboxylate synthase gives MTERVTHVSAAGVSLAVHAWGRGPSVLALHGFTGTGGGFAPLAARWSQRYRVVAPDLVGHGASEAPSVAAPYAMEACVEQLSALIDAKALGRVHLFGYSMGGRTALALAARAPEKVASLALLGASPGLAGEDERAARRASDEALAARIEADGVAAFVESWESLPLFASQTTRLDGDTRAALRRDRLSQRASGLAGSLRGMGTGAQPALHAALGTLSVPCWIAAGAEDTKFVAIADQMAGQIPDAQRVDVPAAGHAAHWENANFLAASLSEFWSRVEARSEASHDG, from the coding sequence TTGACTGAGCGTGTGACCCACGTCTCGGCCGCGGGCGTGTCCCTCGCCGTGCATGCCTGGGGCCGCGGACCGAGCGTGCTCGCGCTCCACGGTTTCACAGGAACCGGGGGCGGGTTCGCGCCGCTCGCCGCGCGGTGGTCGCAACGCTACCGCGTCGTCGCTCCCGACCTTGTCGGACATGGCGCCAGCGAGGCCCCGAGTGTCGCGGCGCCCTACGCGATGGAGGCTTGCGTCGAACAGCTGTCGGCCCTCATCGACGCGAAGGCGCTCGGGCGCGTGCATCTCTTCGGCTACTCGATGGGGGGCCGTACGGCCCTGGCCTTGGCCGCGCGCGCTCCCGAGAAGGTCGCGTCGCTGGCGCTGCTGGGGGCGAGCCCCGGGCTCGCCGGCGAAGACGAGCGCGCCGCGCGACGCGCGAGTGATGAAGCGCTGGCCGCGCGCATCGAAGCCGACGGCGTGGCCGCGTTCGTCGAGTCGTGGGAGTCGCTGCCACTCTTCGCTTCCCAGACCACCCGACTCGACGGCGACACCCGGGCCGCGCTTCGACGCGACCGGCTGTCCCAGCGCGCGTCGGGCCTGGCGGGTTCGCTCCGGGGCATGGGGACCGGCGCACAGCCGGCGCTGCACGCCGCCCTGGGAACGCTGTCGGTTCCCTGCTGGATCGCAGCCGGGGCCGAAGACACGAAGTTCGTCGCCATCGCCGACCAGATGGCTGGGCAGATCCCCGACGCGCAGCGCGTCGACGTCCCCGCAGCCGGGCACGCCGCGCACTGGGAGAACGCCAACTTCCTCGCCGCTTCCCTCTCGGAGTTCTGGAGCCGCGTCGAGGCCCGTTCGGAAGCGAGCCACGATGGCTGA
- a CDS encoding 1,4-dihydroxy-2-naphthoate polyprenyltransferase, giving the protein MAEAALAERPSALQAWWLASRPRTLPLAVAPVAVGTAVAAHTAEPQWLPALGALAGALCLQIGSNFVNDFADAEKGADTEARQGPPRAVQQGWLTAHQMRRGAVLAFGLAFLVGLYLVAVGGWPILALGLVSIAAGYAYTGGPYPLGYHGLGDVAVFLFFGLGAVCGTVWVQLGTLPLEAWWAALPVGALATAVLCVNNLRDVATDRVAGKRTLAVRFGETAARAEYTGLVALALGVPLVWWLLLDAQWIWLPLLCAPPAIGLVRALRRERGSALNPILERTARLALLFSAFFAAGIALS; this is encoded by the coding sequence ATGGCTGAAGCGGCGCTGGCCGAACGTCCCTCGGCCCTGCAAGCGTGGTGGCTCGCGAGCCGACCGCGCACGTTGCCCCTGGCGGTCGCGCCGGTTGCCGTCGGGACGGCGGTCGCCGCACACACGGCCGAGCCCCAGTGGCTTCCCGCCCTCGGCGCCCTGGCCGGGGCGCTGTGTCTGCAGATCGGGTCCAACTTCGTCAACGACTTCGCCGACGCCGAGAAGGGGGCCGACACCGAGGCGCGACAGGGACCGCCGCGCGCCGTCCAGCAGGGCTGGCTCACTGCCCATCAGATGCGACGCGGTGCCGTGCTCGCCTTCGGGCTGGCCTTCCTCGTCGGCCTCTACCTCGTCGCGGTGGGCGGCTGGCCGATCCTGGCGCTCGGGCTGGTATCGATCGCCGCGGGCTATGCGTACACCGGCGGGCCGTACCCGCTGGGTTATCACGGCCTGGGCGACGTCGCGGTGTTCCTGTTCTTCGGCCTCGGTGCGGTGTGCGGCACGGTCTGGGTGCAGCTCGGCACGCTGCCGCTCGAGGCGTGGTGGGCGGCGCTGCCCGTGGGCGCACTCGCGACGGCGGTGCTCTGCGTCAACAACCTGCGCGACGTGGCGACGGATCGGGTAGCCGGCAAGCGCACGCTGGCCGTGCGCTTCGGTGAGACCGCGGCGCGGGCCGAGTACACGGGGCTGGTCGCACTCGCCCTCGGTGTGCCGCTCGTGTGGTGGCTCCTGCTCGATGCCCAGTGGATCTGGCTTCCGCTCTTGTGCGCACCGCCCGCGATCGGCCTGGTGCGCGCGTTGCGCCGCGAACGAGGCTCGGCGCTCAACCCGATCCTCGAACGCACCGCGCGGCTGGCGCTGCTCTTCTCGGCGTTCTTCGCGGCGGGAATCGCGCTGTCGTGA